One genomic window of Anser cygnoides isolate HZ-2024a breed goose chromosome 11, Taihu_goose_T2T_genome, whole genome shotgun sequence includes the following:
- the GLDN gene encoding gliomedin — protein MEAAGGRALRALLAAVGLLSALSAAGTLFLLAQWRELGAALRELELGLEAARPPPAPGSGRDLLGGTAGPPRAPPGAPRSKRSRRGERARGHVRAETDELLMMLTYSLVPVRVMVDLCNSTKGVCLTGPPGPPGPPGLDGLPGYNGSDGVPGIPGQKGEPGVNGKRGKIGVPGQKGDQGQKGEPGEMGLPGKDGMPGGKGARGAKGEKGDANNDVVLEGAKGEPGPPGPPGPPGPPGPPRKRKGKTQLQENIYSNKCTGETCVVPNDDTLAGKAEDRALDHSKKAECVITSVGSPVHFVSVQQTFGTWMREPANVSDERIWLTMHFSGNSIKEYENSNALLNDSYRIINITGFFYGCGHAVQNNHLYYQKGGTNVILKLGLDKASLGTLLIENALYHGRNYLFANSKTYFNVAVDEKGLWIIYASSTDENIIVAHIDEETFSVIRHINTTYPKSKAGNAFIACGVMYVTDTKDMTVSFAFDLLKEKQVDISFELRSSQSVLAMLSYSLRDKNLYTWENGSLMVYPVHFGR, from the exons ATGGAggctgcgggcggccgggcgctgcgggcgctgctggCCGCCGTGGGGCTGCTGTCGGCGCTCAGCGCCGCCGGGACGCTTTTCCTGCTGGCGCAGTGGAGGGAGCTGGGCGCGgcgctgcgggagctggagctggggctggaggcggcgcggccccccccggcccccggctccGGCCGGGACCTGCTGGGCGGCACTGCCGGGCCTCCCcgggcgccccccggcgccccccgcaGCAAGCGGAGCCGCCGCGGGGAGCGCGCCCGCGGGCACGTTCGCGCCGAGACGGACGAGCTGCTGATGATGCTCACCTACTCCCTGGTGCCG GTCCGGGTGATGGTGGATTTATGTAACAGCACAAAAGGGGTGTGCTTAACAG GCCCCCCAGGTCCACCAG GGCCTCCTGGACTTGATGGGCTGCCTGGCTACAATGGATCAGATGGAGTCCCAGGTATACCAGGTCAAAAGGGAGAACCCGgagtaaatggaaaaagaggaaaaatag GCGTGCCAGGACAAAAAGGTGATCAAGGACAGAAAGGAGAACCTGGAGAAATGGGTTTACCTGGCAAAGATGGTATGCCAGGTGGAAAAGGCGCAAGAGGAGCAAAGGGTGAAAAGGGGGATGCAAACAATGATGTAGTATTAGAAG GTGCAAAAGGTGAACCTGGACCCCCAGGGCCTCCTGGACCACCTGGACCCCCAGGACCTCCAAGAAAACGTAAAGGTAAAACACAGCTTCAGGAGAACATATACAGCAACAAATGCACAG GTGAGACGTGTGTTGTACCAAATGATGATACTCTGGCTGGAAAAGCTGAAGACAGAGCCCTTGATCATTCAAAAAAAGCTG AATGTGTCATAACATCTGTAGGAAGTCCTGTTCACTTTGTCAGTGTACAGCAAACGTTTGGAACTTGGATGAGAGAACCTGCAAATGTAAGCGACGAAAGGATTTGGCTTACCATGCATTTTTCAG GAAACTCTATCAAAGAATATGAGAATTCCAATGCCTTGCTGAATGATAGCTACAGAATCATTAACATCACAGGGTTCTTTTATGGATGTGGTCACGCAGTACAAAACAATCATCTGTACTATCAAAAGGGAGGAACCAATGTCATTCTGAA acttGGGCTTGATAAAGCATCCTTGGGCACACTGCTAATTGAAAATGCCTTATATCATGGTCGTAACTACCTCTTTGCTAACTCGAAGACATATTTCAACGTGGCAGTGGATGAAAAGGGTCTTTGGATTATATATGCCTCAAGCACTGATGAAAATATAATAGTAGCACACATTgatgaagaaacattttcagtcaTTCGGCATATCAATACCACATATCCTAAGTCCAAGGCTGGTAATGCATTCATAGCATGTGGAGTTATGTATGTTACTGATACTAAGGATATGACAGtaagttttgcttttgatttattgaaagaaaagcaggttgATATAAGTTTTGAGTTACGATCTTCACAGTCTGTTCTTGCTATGCTTTCGTACAGTCTTAGAGATAAGAATTTGTACACATGGGAGAATGGGAGCTTAATGGTATACCCTGTACATTTTGGcagatga